The following coding sequences lie in one Lysobacter capsici genomic window:
- a CDS encoding M14 family zinc carboxypeptidase, with protein sequence MRFQPAALPLLLALSASAVAADDLPVFVTAQYDNPAQLQRIASRFQHLNVDRNAKTVKVEAMPEDLTALTKAGFKYQVDQEATARLQRLQTALQGSLNGVKSIPGFACFRTVEETYTTMDNLVASKPNLARITNIGPTWQKTQNPGTGYDMRVLRLSNTATDAALPNKPTLVLFGSIHAREYAPAELVTRFAEGLVNGYGTDPEATWLLDNFAFQLVLQANPDGRKKAEAGASWRKNVNNSNGGSCSASSYGTDLNRNFPYHWNTAAGGSSGNQCAETYRGPTASSDPETQNLMRLVAGTRGSNGVYTGGIFADRRPDDVNTAAPDDTQGVFIDIHSAADLVLWSWGDTSNPAPNMSSLRTLGRRMAYFNGYYPQQSDELYATDGTTDDTMYGLLGVPGYTIELGGSFFESCSSFTGTTLPNNLKTLRYVARSLWAPYTLPSGPDTTVVNVSSATVPAGTPVTITANINDGLFNQNNGSEPVQNIASARAYLDAPPWASGATPIALSASDGSFNSSNENVTGSISTTGLSQGVHTVYVQGTDAAGKPGTPNAVRFTVGGTGPVNNPPVANFTSAISGLSVNFTDTSSDSDGAIASRSWNFGDGTTSTAANPSKTYSAAGTYTVTLTVADDDGATNTKTGSVTVTAGPGGTQTYSNGTDVAITDNATVESSIVVSGRTGNGATSTPVQVTIYHTYKSDIKVDLVAPDGTVYNIHNRTGGSADNVIGTFNKDLSSEPLNGTWKLRVNDNATGDTGRIDTWSLTF encoded by the coding sequence ATGCGCTTCCAACCTGCCGCGTTGCCGCTGCTGCTGGCTTTGTCCGCCAGCGCCGTGGCTGCCGATGATCTGCCCGTATTCGTAACCGCCCAGTACGACAACCCGGCGCAGCTGCAACGCATCGCCTCGCGCTTCCAGCATTTGAACGTAGACCGCAACGCCAAGACGGTGAAGGTCGAGGCGATGCCGGAGGATCTGACCGCGCTCACCAAGGCGGGCTTCAAGTATCAAGTCGATCAGGAGGCCACCGCGCGACTGCAGCGTCTGCAGACCGCGCTGCAAGGCTCGCTCAACGGGGTCAAGAGCATCCCGGGCTTCGCCTGTTTCCGCACGGTCGAAGAAACCTATACGACGATGGATAACCTCGTCGCGAGCAAGCCGAATCTTGCGCGCATCACCAACATCGGCCCGACCTGGCAGAAGACCCAGAACCCCGGCACCGGTTACGACATGCGCGTGCTGCGGCTGAGCAATACCGCCACCGACGCGGCCTTGCCGAACAAGCCGACGCTGGTGTTGTTCGGTTCGATCCACGCCCGTGAGTACGCGCCGGCGGAACTGGTCACGCGTTTCGCCGAAGGGCTGGTCAACGGCTACGGCACCGATCCCGAAGCGACCTGGCTGCTCGATAACTTCGCCTTCCAGTTGGTGCTGCAGGCCAATCCCGATGGCCGCAAGAAAGCCGAGGCCGGCGCGTCGTGGCGCAAGAACGTCAACAACAGCAACGGCGGCAGTTGCAGCGCGAGCAGCTACGGCACCGATCTAAACCGCAATTTCCCGTATCACTGGAACACCGCAGCCGGTGGCTCCAGCGGCAACCAGTGCGCGGAAACCTATCGCGGCCCGACCGCGTCGTCGGACCCGGAAACCCAGAACCTGATGCGCCTGGTCGCCGGCACCCGCGGCAGCAACGGCGTCTACACCGGCGGCATCTTCGCCGACCGCCGTCCCGACGACGTCAACACCGCCGCGCCCGACGACACCCAGGGCGTGTTCATCGACATCCACAGCGCGGCCGATCTGGTGCTGTGGTCGTGGGGCGACACCAGCAATCCCGCGCCGAACATGAGTTCGCTGCGCACCCTCGGCCGGCGCATGGCGTACTTCAACGGCTACTACCCACAGCAGTCCGACGAGCTGTACGCCACCGACGGCACCACCGACGACACCATGTACGGCCTGCTCGGCGTGCCGGGCTATACGATCGAACTCGGCGGCAGTTTCTTCGAAAGCTGCAGCAGCTTCACCGGCACCACCTTGCCGAACAACCTCAAGACCCTGCGTTATGTCGCGCGCAGCCTGTGGGCGCCGTACACGCTGCCCAGCGGTCCGGACACCACCGTGGTCAACGTCTCCTCGGCCACCGTGCCCGCGGGTACGCCGGTGACCATCACCGCGAACATCAACGACGGTCTGTTCAACCAGAACAACGGCAGCGAACCGGTGCAGAACATCGCGTCGGCGCGCGCGTACCTGGATGCGCCGCCGTGGGCGAGCGGCGCGACGCCGATCGCGTTGAGCGCCAGCGACGGCAGTTTCAACAGCAGCAACGAGAACGTCACCGGCAGCATCTCCACCACCGGCCTGAGCCAGGGCGTGCATACCGTGTACGTGCAGGGCACCGACGCGGCCGGCAAGCCGGGCACCCCGAACGCGGTGCGCTTCACCGTCGGCGGTACCGGCCCGGTCAACAATCCGCCGGTGGCGAATTTCACCTCGGCGATCAGCGGCTTGAGCGTGAACTTCACCGATACCTCCAGCGACAGCGATGGCGCCATCGCCTCGCGCAGCTGGAACTTCGGCGACGGCACCACTTCGACCGCGGCCAATCCGTCGAAGACCTACAGCGCGGCGGGCACCTACACCGTCACCTTGACCGTCGCCGACGACGACGGCGCGACCAACACCAAGACCGGTTCGGTCACCGTGACCGCGGGTCCGGGCGGCACCCAGACCTACAGCAACGGCACCGACGTCGCGATCACCGACAACGCCACCGTGGAAAGCTCGATCGTGGTGTCCGGCCGCACCGGCAACGGCGCGACGAGCACGCCGGTGCAGGTGACGATCTATCACACCTACAAGAGCGACATCAAAGTCGATCTGGTGGCGCCGGACGGCACGGTCTACAACATCCACAACCGCACCGGCGGCAGCGCCGACAACGTGATCGGCACGTTCAACAAGGATTTGTCGAGCGAGCCGCTCAACGGTACGTGGAAGTTGCGGGTCAACGACAACGCGACCGGCGATACGGGGCGGATCGATACGTGGAGTCTGACGTTCTGA
- a CDS encoding proprotein convertase P-domain-containing protein codes for MKRICGSLLLLGLSISAALAAPASRPAAFEYTNVSSVDKVALRTMPAVDVAKLKAEDLQRDKRGDIPRFAFPMTVDMTPLNSGVWEDVDADTVVWRQRIRSEKALSLNFGFTQYHMPQGGRLLIYPATQTAGGDRALISEYTARENNAQGQLWTAVVPGAEAVIEVVVPRAKMGELKLHLTKVNHDYVGFGPLARRLALAAGEKGVSGSCNIDVVCPEGDGRRDIIRSVAAYSKNGSLACTGSLVNNTANDRKMYFLTAHHCGMTSASTAASIVVYWNYQNSTCRAPNTPASGANGDGSMSQTQTGSTVKATYADSDFTLLELNTAANPAFNLFWAGWDRRDQNYPGAIGIHHPNVAEKRISNSTSPTSFVAWGGGAGTTHLNVQWQPSGGVTEPGSSGSPIYSPEKRVLGQLHGGPSSCSATGTNRSDQYGRVFTSWTGGGAASSRLSDWLDPAATGAQFIDGLDSGGGTPNVPPTANFTSTTSGLTATFTDSSTDSDGSIASRSWNFGDGTTSTATNPSKTYSAAGTYTVTLTVTDNGGATNTKTGTVTVSGGPGSQTYTNDTDVAIPDNATVESSISVSGRTGNGSATTPIQVTIYHTYKSDLKVDLVAPDGTVYNLHNRTGGSADNIIQTFTKDLSSEALNGTWKLRVNDNATVDTGRIDKWSITF; via the coding sequence ATGAAACGCATTTGTGGTTCCTTGCTGTTGCTCGGACTGTCGATCAGCGCCGCTCTCGCCGCGCCGGCCTCGCGCCCGGCGGCTTTCGAATACACCAACGTGTCGAGCGTGGACAAGGTCGCCCTGCGCACCATGCCCGCGGTCGACGTGGCCAAGCTCAAGGCCGAAGACCTGCAACGCGACAAGCGCGGCGACATCCCGCGTTTCGCGTTCCCGATGACGGTCGACATGACCCCGCTCAATTCCGGCGTGTGGGAAGACGTCGACGCCGACACCGTGGTCTGGCGCCAGCGCATCCGTTCGGAAAAAGCGCTGTCGTTGAACTTCGGTTTCACCCAGTACCACATGCCGCAGGGCGGCCGCCTGCTGATCTATCCGGCGACCCAGACCGCCGGCGGCGATCGCGCGCTGATCAGCGAATACACCGCGCGCGAAAACAACGCGCAGGGCCAGCTGTGGACCGCGGTCGTGCCGGGCGCCGAAGCGGTGATCGAAGTGGTGGTGCCGCGCGCCAAGATGGGCGAGCTCAAGCTGCACCTGACCAAGGTCAACCACGACTACGTCGGCTTCGGTCCGCTCGCGCGCCGCCTCGCGCTCGCCGCGGGCGAAAAGGGCGTGTCGGGTTCGTGCAATATCGACGTGGTCTGCCCCGAGGGCGATGGTCGTCGCGACATCATCCGCTCGGTCGCGGCCTACTCGAAGAACGGCTCGCTGGCGTGTACCGGTTCGCTGGTCAACAACACCGCCAACGATCGCAAGATGTACTTCCTAACCGCGCATCACTGCGGCATGACCTCGGCGTCGACCGCGGCCAGCATCGTGGTGTACTGGAACTATCAGAACTCGACCTGCCGCGCGCCGAACACCCCGGCCAGCGGCGCCAACGGCGACGGTTCGATGAGTCAGACCCAGACCGGTTCGACGGTCAAGGCGACCTACGCCGACTCCGACTTCACCCTGCTCGAGTTGAACACCGCGGCCAATCCGGCGTTCAACCTGTTCTGGGCCGGTTGGGACCGCCGCGATCAGAACTATCCCGGCGCGATCGGCATCCATCACCCGAACGTCGCCGAGAAGCGCATCAGCAACTCGACCAGCCCGACCTCGTTCGTGGCCTGGGGCGGCGGCGCCGGCACCACTCACTTGAACGTGCAGTGGCAGCCGAGCGGCGGCGTGACCGAACCGGGTTCCTCGGGTTCGCCGATCTACAGCCCGGAAAAGCGCGTGCTCGGTCAGTTGCACGGCGGTCCGTCGAGCTGCAGCGCGACCGGCACCAACCGCAGCGACCAGTACGGCCGCGTGTTCACCTCGTGGACCGGCGGCGGCGCGGCCTCTTCGCGCCTGAGCGACTGGCTCGATCCGGCCGCGACCGGCGCGCAGTTCATCGACGGCCTGGATTCGGGCGGCGGCACGCCGAACGTTCCGCCGACGGCGAACTTCACCTCGACCACCAGCGGCCTGACCGCGACCTTCACCGACAGCTCCACCGACAGCGATGGCTCCATCGCTTCGCGCAGCTGGAACTTCGGCGACGGCACCACCTCGACCGCGACCAATCCGAGCAAGACCTACAGCGCCGCCGGCACCTACACCGTCACGCTGACCGTCACCGACAACGGCGGCGCCACCAACACCAAGACCGGTACGGTCACGGTGTCCGGCGGCCCGGGTTCGCAGACCTACACCAACGACACCGATGTCGCGATCCCCGACAACGCCACGGTCGAAAGCTCGATCAGCGTGTCCGGCCGCACCGGCAACGGTTCGGCGACCACGCCGATCCAGGTCACGATCTACCACACCTACAAGAGCGATCTGAAGGTGGACCTGGTGGCGCCGGACGGCACGGTGTACAACCTGCACAACCGCACCGGCGGCAGCGCCGACAACATCATCCAGACCTTCACCAAGGACCTGTCGAGCGAAGCGCTCAACGGCACCTGGAAGCTGCGGGTGAACGACAATGCGACCGTCGATACCGGCCGCATCGACAAGTGGAGCATCACGTTCTGA
- a CDS encoding proprotein convertase P-domain-containing protein, translating to MKRITLTLGLLALSVGTALAGPALRPAAFDNARLSRVDAIAVRAMPAVDVAKLRAEDLKRDARNEVPRFATALPVSIDTLNTGTWESLDDGNVVWRTRIESKNALSLNFHFDQFNLPEGARMLIYPADQAPNSNAGRVRSFTPADNNAVGELWTPVVLGDEAVIEVVVPAAKVGQLKLHLAKVNHDYVGFGKLARNAALDVGPMATSGSCEIDVVCPEGNGYRDIIRSVAAYSKQGTMWCTGSLVNNTANDKKMYFLTANHCGMTSASVNNSMVVYWNYQNSTCRLPGSSASGADGDGSLSQSQTGATLRATYATSDFTLLELNTAANPAYNLYWAGWDRRDQNYNSSIAIHHPNVADKRISFSDSASRTTNYGGADYNPPTVANGSHVFVKWGVNRGVTEPGSSGSPLYSPDKRVIGQLHGGPSSCTVPQEQKADYYGRIFTSWTGGGAAASRLSDWLDASATGAQFVDGLDSTGTPPANNPPSANFTSTASALTVSFTDTSSDSDGTIASRSWNFGDGTTSTATNPSKTYSAAGTYTVTLTVTDDDGATNTKTASVTVSGGNGSQTYSNGTDVAITDNATVESSIVVSGRSGNAPASTPIAVNILHTYKSDLKVDLVAPDGTVYNLHNRTGGSADNIIQTYTKNLSSEALNGTWKLRVNDNAGGDTGKIDSWSITF from the coding sequence ATGAAACGCATCACTCTCACTCTCGGCCTGCTCGCCCTGTCGGTCGGCACCGCGCTGGCCGGCCCGGCGCTGCGCCCGGCCGCGTTCGACAACGCCCGCCTGTCCCGCGTCGACGCCATCGCCGTGCGCGCGATGCCGGCGGTCGACGTGGCCAAGCTGCGCGCCGAAGACCTCAAGCGCGACGCGCGCAACGAAGTGCCGCGCTTCGCCACCGCCTTGCCGGTGAGCATCGACACGCTCAACACCGGCACCTGGGAATCGCTCGACGACGGCAACGTGGTCTGGCGCACCCGCATCGAATCCAAGAACGCGCTGTCGCTGAACTTCCACTTCGATCAGTTCAATCTGCCCGAAGGCGCGCGCATGCTGATCTATCCGGCCGACCAGGCGCCGAACTCCAACGCCGGCCGCGTGCGCAGCTTCACCCCGGCCGACAACAACGCCGTCGGCGAACTGTGGACGCCGGTGGTGCTCGGCGACGAAGCGGTGATCGAAGTGGTGGTGCCGGCGGCGAAGGTCGGGCAACTCAAGCTGCATCTGGCGAAGGTCAACCACGACTACGTCGGCTTCGGCAAGCTCGCGCGCAACGCCGCGCTCGATGTCGGCCCGATGGCGACCTCGGGCAGCTGCGAAATCGACGTGGTCTGCCCGGAAGGCAACGGCTACCGCGACATCATCCGTTCGGTCGCGGCGTACTCGAAGCAGGGCACGATGTGGTGCACCGGCTCGCTGGTCAACAACACCGCCAACGACAAGAAGATGTACTTCCTGACCGCCAACCATTGCGGCATGACCAGCGCCTCGGTCAACAACTCGATGGTCGTGTACTGGAACTACCAGAACAGCACCTGCCGTCTGCCCGGTTCGTCCGCCAGCGGCGCCGACGGCGACGGCTCGCTGTCGCAATCGCAGACCGGCGCGACCCTGCGCGCGACCTACGCGACCTCCGACTTCACCCTGCTCGAACTCAATACCGCCGCCAACCCGGCGTACAACCTGTACTGGGCCGGCTGGGATCGTCGCGACCAGAACTACAACAGTTCGATCGCGATCCACCATCCCAACGTCGCCGACAAGCGCATCAGCTTCTCCGACAGCGCCTCGCGCACCACCAACTACGGCGGCGCCGACTACAACCCGCCGACCGTCGCCAACGGCAGCCACGTGTTCGTGAAATGGGGCGTCAATCGCGGCGTGACCGAGCCGGGTTCGTCGGGCTCGCCGTTGTACAGCCCGGACAAGCGCGTGATCGGCCAGTTGCACGGCGGCCCGTCGAGCTGCACCGTGCCGCAGGAACAAAAGGCCGATTACTACGGCCGCATCTTCACCTCCTGGACCGGCGGCGGCGCCGCGGCCTCGCGCCTGAGCGACTGGCTCGACGCGTCCGCGACCGGCGCGCAGTTCGTCGACGGCCTGGATTCCACCGGCACGCCGCCGGCCAACAACCCGCCGAGCGCGAACTTCACCTCGACCGCCAGCGCGTTGACGGTGAGCTTCACCGACACCTCCAGCGACAGCGACGGCACCATCGCCTCGCGCAGCTGGAACTTCGGCGACGGCACCACCTCGACCGCGACCAATCCGTCGAAGACCTACAGTGCGGCGGGCACCTACACCGTCACCCTGACCGTCACCGACGACGACGGCGCCACCAACACCAAGACCGCCTCGGTCACGGTCAGCGGCGGCAACGGCAGCCAGACCTACAGCAACGGCACCGACGTCGCCATCACCGACAACGCCACCGTGGAAAGCTCGATCGTGGTGTCCGGCCGCAGCGGCAACGCCCCGGCCAGCACGCCGATCGCGGTCAACATCCTGCACACCTACAAGAGCGACCTCAAGGTCGACCTGGTCGCGCCGGACGGCACCGTCTACAACCTGCACAACCGCACCGGCGGCAGCGCCGACAACATCATCCAGACCTACACCAAGAACCTGTCGAGCGAAGCCTTGAACGGAACCTGGAAGCTGCGCGTCAACGACAACGCCGGCGGCGATACCGGCAAGATCGACAGCTGGAGCATCACGTTCTGA
- a CDS encoding proprotein convertase P-domain-containing protein, protein MANFSSSASGLTVNFTDSSTDADGTIASRSWNFGDGTSSTATNPSKTYSAAGTYTVTLTVTDNGGATHTKTASVTVNASGVQTYTNGADVNIPDNNATGVTSNIAVSGRSGNAPSNASISVNIVHPYKGDLIVDLIAPDGSVYNLHNRTGGSADNVSGSFSKNLSSEALNGTWKLRAADRASADVGKIDTWSITF, encoded by the coding sequence GTGGCGAACTTCAGTTCCTCGGCCAGCGGTTTGACGGTGAACTTCACCGACAGCTCGACCGACGCCGATGGCACGATCGCTTCGCGCAGCTGGAACTTCGGCGACGGCACCAGCTCGACTGCGACCAATCCGAGCAAGACCTACAGCGCCGCGGGCACCTACACCGTCACCCTGACCGTCACCGACAACGGCGGCGCCACCCACACCAAGACCGCCTCGGTCACGGTCAACGCCAGCGGCGTGCAGACCTACACCAACGGCGCCGACGTCAACATCCCCGACAACAACGCCACCGGCGTGACCAGCAACATCGCGGTGTCCGGACGCAGCGGCAACGCACCGAGCAACGCCTCGATCTCGGTCAATATCGTGCATCCGTACAAGGGCGATCTGATCGTCGACCTGATCGCGCCGGACGGCTCGGTCTACAACCTGCACAACCGCACCGGCGGCAGCGCCGACAACGTCAGCGGCAGCTTCAGCAAGAACCTGTCGAGCGAAGCGCTCAACGGCACCTGGAAGCTGCGCGCCGCCGATCGCGCGTCCGCCGACGTGGGCAAGATCGATACCTGGAGCATCACGTTCTGA
- a CDS encoding S8 family serine peptidase has product MKSRSDSNRRVHSFAAAALLALGGLAAVPAFAGQAHVAGLQDGRTYRQLIVKFVAGSAPARHAAAVDASLRRAGLGLVSGKSTPVLTRLRRMAIGSDVVASDVPLSRAQTQALIRRIADDPNVEWVQADLPVDITALPNDPRFAEQWDLADSAVGIRAPSAWATSDGSGAVVAVVDTGIVSHPDLNGNVIAGYDMLSVSDGNGRDPNPTDTVYAPSLPHGTHVAGTVAAVTGNGVGVAGVAPGVKIVPVRVLGQGSNSFMSDLADGIVWASGGRVAGVPANPNPADVINLSVGTPTACSQTPAWQAAINTATANGTIVAAAAGNNNIDVRGFTPASCNNVITVAASDQGSRRAWYSGYGAGIDITAPGGESCSPSTEFLPLGRFVNKPQECTRQHLTQGILSTYSGSRYEYLDGTSMATPHVAGVIAMIQAAAPTPRTFEQVRQILATTARPISAANCPGGCGAGLVDAAAAVARARSATP; this is encoded by the coding sequence ATGAAATCGCGTTCCGATAGTAACCGGCGTGTGCATTCGTTCGCCGCCGCGGCGCTGCTGGCGCTGGGCGGCCTGGCCGCCGTTCCGGCGTTCGCCGGCCAGGCCCATGTGGCGGGCCTGCAGGACGGCCGGACCTACCGGCAGTTGATCGTCAAATTCGTCGCCGGCAGCGCGCCGGCGCGCCACGCCGCCGCGGTCGACGCCTCGTTGCGCCGCGCCGGTCTGGGTCTGGTATCGGGCAAGTCGACGCCGGTGCTCACGCGGCTGCGGCGCATGGCGATCGGCAGCGATGTCGTGGCCAGCGACGTGCCGTTGAGCCGCGCGCAGACCCAGGCGCTGATCCGGCGGATCGCCGACGATCCGAATGTCGAATGGGTGCAGGCGGATCTGCCGGTGGACATCACCGCCTTGCCGAACGACCCGCGCTTCGCCGAGCAATGGGACCTGGCCGACAGCGCGGTCGGCATTCGCGCGCCGAGCGCATGGGCCACCAGCGACGGCAGCGGCGCGGTGGTGGCGGTGGTCGACACCGGCATCGTTTCGCACCCGGATTTGAACGGCAACGTGATCGCCGGCTACGACATGCTGTCGGTGAGCGACGGCAACGGACGCGATCCCAATCCGACCGACACCGTCTACGCGCCGTCGCTGCCGCACGGCACCCACGTCGCCGGCACGGTCGCGGCGGTGACCGGCAACGGCGTCGGCGTCGCCGGCGTGGCGCCGGGCGTCAAGATCGTTCCGGTGCGCGTGCTCGGACAGGGCAGCAACAGCTTCATGTCCGATCTGGCCGACGGCATCGTCTGGGCCTCGGGCGGACGCGTGGCGGGCGTGCCGGCCAATCCCAATCCGGCCGATGTCATCAACCTGTCGGTCGGCACGCCCACGGCGTGTTCGCAGACGCCGGCGTGGCAGGCCGCGATCAACACCGCGACCGCCAACGGCACGATCGTGGCCGCCGCCGCCGGCAACAACAATATCGACGTGCGCGGTTTCACCCCGGCCAGCTGCAACAACGTGATCACCGTGGCCGCCAGCGATCAGGGCAGCCGCCGCGCCTGGTATTCGGGCTACGGCGCCGGCATCGACATCACCGCGCCGGGCGGCGAAAGCTGCTCGCCGTCGACCGAATTCCTGCCGCTGGGCCGCTTCGTCAACAAGCCGCAGGAATGCACGCGCCAGCATCTGACCCAGGGCATCCTGTCGACCTATTCGGGCAGCCGCTACGAATACCTGGACGGCACTTCGATGGCCACGCCGCACGTGGCCGGCGTGATCGCGATGATCCAGGCCGCCGCGCCCACGCCCAGGACCTTCGAACAGGTGCGCCAGATCCTGGCGACGACCGCGCGTCCGATCAGCGCGGCCAACTGCCCCGGCGGTTGCGGCGCCGGTCTGGTCGACGCGGCCGCGGCGGTGGCGAGGGCGCGCTCGGCCACGCCTTGA
- a CDS encoding S8 family peptidase yields MSVRTHRTHALAVATALVLASTAGSAFAAERINLSGLQTAQKFDRFIVKYSNNSAQRSSAANVQKALNAAASSTAGKTRGVAAFGLSHLRRTAIGADVVRSDRALDRSQAESLMRQIAADPNVEYVEVDVLRQHKLTPNDTHYGVQYGFNGANGGIRADQAWDVATGTGSVVAVLDTGITPHSDLNANILPGYDFISDTFVSRDGDGRDSNPNDEGDWNNATECDSPGYDAPAGDSSWHGTHVAGTIAAVTNNAKGVAGTAFNAKVVPVRVLGRCGGYDSDISDAIVWASGGTVSGIPANANPAEVINMSLGGGGACPSSYQTAINGAVGRGTTIVVAAGNESANVSTSTPANCANVIAVAATTSTGAKASYSNYGTGIDVSAPGDQIASTHNSGTTTQGSEQYVYMSGTSMASPHVAGVVALLQSKATTPKTPAEIEALLKSTARALPGACSGGCGAGIVNAKAALDAVNGTTPPTGTQTYSNGTDYNIPDNNATGVSSSIAVSGRTGNAPSNASVTVNIIHPYKGDLIVDLIAPDGSVYNIHNRTGAAADNVSGTFTLNLSSEALNGTWKLRAADRAAQDVGRIDTWSITF; encoded by the coding sequence ATGTCCGTCCGCACTCATCGCACGCACGCTCTGGCCGTCGCCACGGCTCTGGTATTGGCCAGCACCGCCGGCAGCGCGTTCGCCGCCGAACGCATCAACCTGAGCGGTCTGCAGACCGCGCAGAAATTCGATCGCTTCATCGTCAAGTACAGCAACAACAGCGCGCAGCGCAGCAGCGCGGCGAACGTGCAGAAAGCGCTCAACGCCGCGGCCAGCAGCACCGCCGGCAAGACCCGCGGCGTGGCCGCGTTCGGCCTGAGCCATCTGCGCCGCACCGCGATCGGCGCCGACGTCGTGCGCAGCGACCGCGCGCTCGACCGCAGCCAGGCCGAATCGCTGATGCGCCAGATCGCCGCCGATCCGAACGTGGAATACGTCGAAGTCGACGTGCTGCGCCAGCACAAGCTGACCCCGAACGACACCCACTACGGCGTGCAGTACGGCTTCAACGGCGCCAACGGCGGCATCCGCGCCGACCAGGCCTGGGACGTCGCCACTGGCACCGGTTCGGTGGTCGCGGTGCTCGACACCGGCATCACCCCGCACAGCGATCTCAACGCCAACATCCTGCCCGGTTACGACTTCATCTCCGACACCTTCGTTTCGCGCGACGGCGACGGCCGCGATTCCAATCCGAACGACGAAGGCGACTGGAACAACGCCACCGAATGCGATTCGCCCGGTTACGACGCGCCGGCCGGCGATTCGAGCTGGCACGGCACCCACGTCGCCGGCACCATCGCGGCGGTGACCAACAACGCCAAGGGCGTGGCCGGCACCGCGTTCAACGCCAAGGTCGTGCCGGTGCGCGTGCTCGGCCGCTGCGGCGGTTACGACTCCGACATCTCCGACGCGATCGTGTGGGCTTCGGGCGGCACCGTGTCGGGCATCCCGGCCAACGCCAACCCGGCCGAAGTGATCAACATGAGCCTCGGCGGCGGCGGCGCCTGCCCGAGCAGCTACCAGACCGCGATCAACGGCGCGGTCGGTCGCGGCACCACCATCGTGGTGGCGGCCGGCAACGAAAGCGCGAACGTGTCGACCTCGACCCCGGCCAACTGCGCCAACGTCATCGCGGTCGCGGCGACCACCTCGACCGGCGCCAAGGCCAGCTATTCCAACTACGGCACCGGCATCGACGTGTCCGCGCCGGGCGACCAGATCGCCTCGACCCACAACAGCGGCACCACCACTCAGGGCAGCGAGCAGTACGTGTACATGAGCGGCACCTCGATGGCCTCGCCGCACGTCGCCGGCGTGGTCGCGCTGCTGCAGTCCAAGGCCACCACGCCGAAGACCCCGGCCGAAATCGAAGCCCTGCTCAAGAGCACCGCGCGTGCGCTGCCGGGCGCTTGCTCGGGCGGTTGCGGCGCCGGCATCGTCAACGCCAAGGCCGCGCTCGATGCGGTCAACGGCACCACCCCGCCGACCGGTACGCAGACCTACAGCAACGGCACCGACTACAACATCCCGGACAACAACGCGACCGGCGTGTCGAGCAGCATCGCGGTGTCGGGCCGCACCGGCAACGCGCCGAGCAACGCCTCGGTGACGGTCAACATCATCCACCCGTACAAGGGCGACCTGATCGTCGACCTGATCGCGCCGGACGGTTCGGTCTACAACATCCACAACCGCACCGGCGCCGCCGCCGACAACGTCAGCGGCACCTTCACCCTGAACCTGTCAAGCGAAGCGCTCAACGGCACCTGGAAACTGCGCGCCGCCGATCGCGCCGCGCAGGACGTCGGCCGCATCGACACCTGGAGCATCACCTTCTGA
- a CDS encoding NAD-dependent epimerase/dehydratase family protein, with amino-acid sequence MNVLIFGATGMVGQGVLRECLAAADVELVQTVGRSATGGGEAKLREVVHADFLDFSAIEDRLRGFDACFFCLGVSSLGMNEADYTRITHDYTMAAARTLARLNPAMVFTYVTGTGTDSSEQGRVMWARVKGRTENELQRLGFKATYLFRPGAILPLDGIAPKDARLRGLYRWTKPVWHLARALLPNQVASTRTIGLAMLGVARKGADKAILEPADIEAIARREQGG; translated from the coding sequence ATGAACGTCCTGATCTTCGGCGCGACCGGCATGGTCGGGCAGGGCGTGTTGCGCGAATGCCTGGCCGCGGCCGATGTCGAACTCGTGCAGACCGTCGGCCGCAGCGCGACCGGCGGCGGCGAAGCGAAACTGCGCGAAGTGGTGCATGCCGACTTCCTCGACTTCAGCGCGATCGAAGACCGGTTGCGCGGCTTCGATGCCTGCTTCTTCTGCCTGGGCGTGAGCTCGCTGGGCATGAACGAGGCCGACTACACCCGCATCACCCACGACTACACGATGGCCGCCGCGCGCACCCTGGCGCGCTTGAACCCGGCGATGGTGTTCACCTACGTCACCGGGACCGGCACCGACAGCAGCGAGCAGGGGCGGGTGATGTGGGCGCGGGTCAAGGGCCGCACCGAGAACGAATTGCAGCGGCTCGGCTTCAAGGCGACGTATCTGTTCCGGCCCGGCGCGATCCTGCCGCTCGACGGCATCGCGCCGAAGGACGCGCGCCTGCGCGGCCTGTACCGCTGGACCAAACCGGTCTGGCACCTGGCGCGCGCACTGCTGCCCAATCAGGTCGCGAGTACGCGCACCATCGGCCTGGCGATGCTCGGCGTCGCGCGCAAGGGCGCGGACAAGGCGATTTTGGAACCGGCCGACATCGAGGCGATCGCGCGGCGCGAGCAGGGCGGTTGA